In Rhodanobacter denitrificans, a single window of DNA contains:
- a CDS encoding HNH endonuclease, giving the protein MHGDHITPWSKGGHTTPENCQMLCIPCNRDESDQ; this is encoded by the coding sequence ATGCACGGCGATCACATCACGCCGTGGTCCAAGGGCGGTCACACCACCCCCGAGAACTGCCAGATGCTCTGCATCCCGTGCAATCGGGACGAGAGCGATCAATGA
- a CDS encoding H-NS family nucleoid-associated regulatory protein, with product MAIDLNNLSPKELQALIANANARMHEAHANQVRAVRAKIDAMLQSAGLTINEVYPTRGGKKSATKKGTVAPKYLNPNGPDTWSGRGRAPVWFSEALKKRGVTAESLLIGGGAKKAATAKKATVKKAKKAPVKKA from the coding sequence ATGGCCATTGATCTGAACAACCTCTCCCCGAAAGAACTTCAAGCGCTCATTGCAAACGCGAACGCTCGGATGCACGAAGCGCACGCGAACCAGGTTCGTGCGGTGCGCGCGAAGATCGATGCGATGCTCCAATCGGCCGGGCTGACGATCAACGAGGTCTACCCGACCCGGGGTGGCAAGAAGTCCGCGACCAAGAAAGGAACGGTTGCGCCGAAGTACCTCAACCCCAACGGTCCGGACACCTGGTCCGGCCGTGGCCGTGCGCCGGTGTGGTTTTCCGAGGCCCTCAAGAAGCGCGGCGTCACCGCTGAGAGCTTGCTGATTGGTGGCGGCGCCAAGAAAGCCGCAACGGCCAAAAAGGCTACGGTGAAAAAGGCCAAGAAGGCCCCCGTCAAAAAAGCCTGA
- a CDS encoding ATP-dependent nuclease, with the protein MHSISQIHIVNFRACRDVSLSLGDFTPLVGQNNVGKSTILEAIKIVLTPRTFQKTDPNNPDEIISIAACIDGISPEIIALIPEAKHQTAITPYCVEGRLWVRVSSTLGTMKPVQEVWEPAKHVGEGTPTEWRKYPTGLPEAVNALLPEALHVIAMEDVSEDLGKAKAGSTIRGLLDEIMAPILEAHAEVQQALDSVRGLLASNGQQRSPLLRSFDANATIALADFFPGLAIDMDVPSIDIKEFFKVGDLHVTDDVSKDRRRFDQVGSGAQRAIQMALIRYLADIRRGGAEVLARRILLIDEPELYLHPQGVRRLREALRKLSEAGFQIIFSTHSPLMLSRENAPDTVVVRRDPAAGAVVKAPLREAVLTALNDAQAQSRTLFELGNVAEIYFCDKVVICEGKTDQRLLPLLYERLYGCSAEIDRICFVSLGNCSGIPKSFSVLLAMGIQFCAVVDLDFAFVEARKGADAWLDKDGADLAQAKVVLARLGPAQGLPLGGNGLPINQGQNSAATTWARFAEDAEGAPIALGCHDALKAQNVWAWPVGCIEDVLGERDKGEEAIIAQEERLRVMAADEIAQEMPSFKACFEWIKQI; encoded by the coding sequence GTGCACAGCATCAGCCAAATCCATATCGTGAACTTTCGCGCGTGCCGGGACGTGTCTCTTTCACTGGGCGATTTCACGCCGCTTGTGGGCCAGAACAACGTGGGCAAGTCCACGATCTTGGAAGCCATCAAGATTGTTCTGACACCTCGCACGTTTCAGAAAACGGACCCAAACAATCCAGATGAGATCATCTCCATCGCGGCATGTATCGACGGCATCTCGCCTGAAATCATTGCGCTGATTCCCGAGGCAAAACACCAAACAGCAATCACGCCCTATTGTGTGGAGGGTCGGTTGTGGGTCCGCGTGAGCAGCACCCTCGGCACGATGAAGCCGGTCCAAGAAGTCTGGGAACCAGCCAAGCATGTTGGTGAAGGAACGCCTACAGAATGGCGTAAATACCCCACTGGGTTGCCAGAGGCAGTCAATGCTCTTCTGCCAGAGGCGTTACACGTCATCGCCATGGAGGACGTCAGCGAAGACCTCGGTAAGGCCAAGGCTGGAAGCACCATTCGTGGTCTGCTTGACGAAATCATGGCTCCGATTCTGGAAGCTCATGCCGAGGTCCAGCAGGCATTGGACTCGGTTCGGGGCCTCCTCGCCAGCAACGGTCAACAACGGTCACCCTTGCTTCGAAGTTTCGATGCGAACGCGACGATAGCCTTGGCTGATTTCTTCCCGGGCTTGGCGATCGACATGGATGTTCCGAGCATCGACATAAAGGAGTTCTTCAAGGTAGGCGACTTGCATGTCACCGATGATGTTTCGAAGGACAGGCGGCGTTTCGACCAGGTGGGAAGCGGTGCGCAGCGCGCCATTCAAATGGCCTTGATCCGTTACCTCGCTGATATACGTAGAGGGGGCGCCGAAGTTCTGGCCCGCCGGATTTTGCTGATTGATGAGCCGGAATTGTATTTACATCCCCAAGGCGTCCGGCGTTTGAGAGAGGCGTTGCGAAAATTGTCTGAGGCAGGATTTCAGATCATCTTTTCCACGCACTCACCGCTCATGCTCAGTCGTGAGAATGCCCCAGACACTGTGGTTGTTCGCAGGGATCCAGCGGCAGGCGCAGTGGTGAAAGCGCCGCTCAGAGAGGCGGTCCTCACTGCGCTCAACGACGCCCAAGCCCAATCGCGCACGCTCTTCGAACTGGGCAACGTGGCTGAAATCTATTTTTGCGACAAAGTCGTGATCTGCGAAGGCAAGACCGATCAACGACTGCTGCCACTGCTTTACGAACGCCTTTACGGTTGCTCCGCGGAGATCGACCGCATTTGCTTCGTTTCATTGGGCAATTGCTCGGGCATTCCCAAGAGCTTTTCAGTGCTCCTAGCCATGGGCATCCAGTTCTGCGCGGTTGTCGATCTGGACTTCGCATTTGTCGAGGCCCGCAAGGGAGCGGATGCTTGGCTGGATAAGGATGGTGCCGACTTGGCACAGGCGAAAGTGGTGTTGGCCCGACTGGGCCCAGCGCAAGGGTTGCCCTTGGGCGGGAACGGACTGCCGATCAACCAGGGGCAAAATTCAGCTGCAACAACCTGGGCCAGATTTGCGGAGGATGCAGAAGGCGCGCCGATCGCGCTGGGATGCCATGACGCATTGAAAGCTCAAAATGTCTGGGCGTGGCCGGTTGGATGCATTGAGGACGTGCTTGGAGAGAGGGACAAAGGGGAAGAAGCCATCATCGCGCAGGAAGAACGATTGAGAGTCATGGCGGCTGATGAGATTGCGCAAGAGATGCCCAGCTTCAAAGCTTGTTTCGAATGGATCAAGCAGATTTGA
- a CDS encoding PEP-CTERM sorting domain-containing protein: protein MNLLTRRWSTAILAGLFAAGMIGAAHASTTTFAGQDDGAPTTGPFTNSDAAQTSFLAAASVFGPTHTITYESLATGYYSPIAAAPGVSITLTGPNFGSGFSGISNTTFGNLYGFNTTSAGSQWLGFAGGSATFTFATPTYSFGTFLTGLQTTFSGTNALQVTFNDGTSQLFTPAINVDGGAAYFGFTDTSPFSSLTLTNLTTDAWGIDDTTYNGRSTSVPEPGSLGLLGIGALLIGAFVALRRRFA, encoded by the coding sequence ATGAACCTGCTGACAAGACGTTGGAGTACGGCAATCCTCGCGGGGCTGTTCGCTGCCGGAATGATCGGGGCCGCGCACGCTTCGACCACCACCTTCGCCGGGCAGGACGATGGTGCGCCCACGACCGGCCCATTCACCAACTCGGACGCCGCCCAGACCAGCTTCCTCGCCGCGGCATCCGTGTTCGGCCCCACCCACACGATCACCTATGAGAGCCTGGCCACCGGCTACTATTCACCCATCGCCGCCGCGCCAGGGGTGTCGATCACCCTGACCGGCCCGAATTTTGGGTCCGGGTTTTCGGGGATCAGCAACACCACGTTCGGCAACCTCTACGGCTTCAATACGACCTCCGCTGGCAGCCAGTGGCTCGGCTTTGCCGGAGGCTCGGCCACCTTCACCTTCGCCACGCCGACGTATTCCTTCGGGACGTTCCTGACCGGTCTGCAGACAACTTTCAGCGGCACCAACGCCCTCCAGGTCACCTTCAACGACGGCACCAGCCAACTCTTCACGCCGGCGATCAATGTGGACGGGGGAGCCGCGTATTTCGGCTTCACCGACACGTCGCCGTTCAGCTCCCTCACGTTGACCAACTTGACCACCGACGCCTGGGGTATCGACGACACGACATACAACGGGCGTTCGACCTCCGTGCCGGAGCCTGGCTCCCTTGGCCTGTTGGGCATTGGGGCGCTGCTGATCGGGGCGTTCGTGGCTTTGCGTCGCCGCTTTGCCTGA
- a CDS encoding N-acyl amino acid synthase FeeM domain-containing protein has protein sequence MSLIGDWNMNIIRSAEMPETVVDITARLNRSTVRGNEQPCSCATSLEQVESAWRLVYERYTQMGLIDENPYGLHAAPSAVGQHACVIWGAEGAEVGYTMTLFRDNPKGLALDSVYAGPLGELRRKGRRLLEVGMLADRRQCASRGVAALFSMMRWAVHYGLHIGVTDIVIGVHPRHAQFYVRCYGFEQFAPPTSYPMVRNNPVVPLRLRLIEGLAKDELPRGLADARDNPLPASKFSHRFAFEPEQLRGSLVAGLLKASYGIDPCRTAGTGLAGRGLAWSAA, from the coding sequence GTGTCCCTGATCGGCGATTGGAACATGAATATAATCAGATCGGCAGAAATGCCCGAGACAGTTGTCGACATTACGGCGCGTCTCAATCGTTCAACAGTGCGCGGCAATGAACAGCCTTGTTCCTGCGCGACCAGTCTTGAACAGGTTGAATCGGCCTGGCGACTGGTATATGAGCGCTATACGCAAATGGGGCTGATTGACGAAAACCCGTATGGCCTGCATGCCGCTCCCTCTGCCGTGGGACAGCATGCATGCGTGATATGGGGAGCGGAAGGAGCGGAAGTCGGCTATACGATGACGCTGTTTCGTGACAACCCCAAGGGGCTCGCGCTGGACAGCGTATATGCGGGACCTCTGGGTGAACTGCGCCGAAAAGGGCGTCGCCTGCTGGAGGTGGGGATGCTGGCGGATCGTCGCCAGTGCGCATCACGTGGTGTCGCGGCCTTGTTCAGCATGATGCGCTGGGCCGTGCACTATGGGTTGCACATCGGCGTGACTGACATCGTCATCGGTGTGCATCCGCGGCATGCCCAGTTCTACGTGCGTTGTTACGGCTTCGAGCAATTCGCGCCACCGACAAGCTACCCCATGGTGCGGAACAATCCCGTGGTGCCCTTGCGCCTTCGCCTGATTGAGGGGCTGGCGAAAGACGAGTTGCCACGAGGTCTCGCTGATGCGCGTGACAATCCACTGCCCGCCAGCAAGTTCTCGCATCGCTTCGCGTTTGAGCCCGAGCAACTGCGTGGTTCCCTGGTCGCGGGCCTTTTGAAAGCCAGCTACGGTATTGATCCGTGCCGGACGGCCGGCACCGGTCTGGCGGGCCGCGGTCTCGCCTGGTCGGCAGCCTAG